One window from the genome of Salisaeta longa DSM 21114 encodes:
- a CDS encoding phosphoglycerate dehydrogenase, giving the protein MTVLVADNIANVGIEALQDASHRVVEEPSLAGDALVEALRTHTPDALIVRSTKVTPEALDASPPLALIVRAGAGYDTIDVQGASARGIFVANCPGKNSVAVAELTLGLIAALDRRIPDNVADARAGHWNKKAYAQAEGLKGRTLGIVGLGNIGDAVAQRAKAFDLDVIAWSRSLTPEDAAAQGIGYRASPAAVAADASIVTLHVASTPETKHLADRSFFEALPAGAIFINTTRAAVVDEDALAWALEAKDLRAGLDVMSGEPSHKEGAFSHPLADHPHVYMTHHIGASTQQAQDATALEAARVVNTFEETSEVPNCVNLAHQTPAVYQMTVRHKDKVGVLAGVLDEMRRAEWNIQEMENRIFEGAQAAVASLRFDGAMDQDCLARIEERDDVFAVSLVEL; this is encoded by the coding sequence ATGACTGTTCTTGTTGCGGATAACATCGCCAACGTAGGAATTGAAGCCCTGCAGGACGCGTCGCACCGAGTTGTTGAGGAACCGTCGCTTGCGGGCGACGCCCTCGTTGAGGCGCTGCGCACGCACACGCCCGACGCCCTCATCGTCCGCTCCACCAAGGTGACGCCCGAAGCGCTCGATGCGAGTCCGCCGCTCGCGCTCATTGTGCGCGCCGGAGCCGGCTACGATACCATCGACGTGCAGGGCGCCTCGGCCCGCGGCATCTTCGTGGCCAACTGCCCCGGCAAGAACTCCGTAGCCGTGGCCGAGCTCACGCTTGGACTCATTGCGGCCCTCGACCGGCGCATTCCCGACAACGTAGCCGACGCGCGCGCCGGGCACTGGAACAAGAAAGCGTATGCCCAAGCCGAAGGTCTGAAAGGCCGCACGCTCGGTATCGTTGGGCTGGGCAACATTGGGGATGCCGTGGCGCAGCGCGCAAAGGCGTTCGATCTGGACGTGATTGCGTGGAGCCGTTCGCTCACGCCCGAGGACGCTGCGGCGCAAGGCATTGGTTACCGGGCCTCGCCCGCAGCGGTAGCGGCCGACGCGTCCATCGTAACCCTCCATGTCGCATCAACGCCCGAGACGAAGCACCTCGCCGACCGGTCGTTCTTTGAAGCCCTGCCGGCGGGCGCCATCTTCATCAATACCACGCGGGCGGCGGTGGTGGATGAGGACGCCCTGGCGTGGGCGCTGGAGGCGAAGGATCTGCGCGCTGGGCTAGACGTGATGTCCGGCGAACCGTCGCATAAAGAAGGCGCGTTCAGCCATCCCCTCGCCGATCACCCGCACGTGTACATGACGCACCACATCGGCGCATCGACGCAGCAGGCGCAAGATGCCACCGCGCTCGAAGCAGCGCGTGTCGTGAACACGTTCGAGGAAACGAGCGAGGTGCCCAACTGCGTGAACCTGGCGCACCAGACGCCGGCCGTCTACCAGATGACGGTGCGGCACAAGGACAAAGTGGGCGTGCTGGCGGGCGTCCTCGACGAGATGCGCCGTGCCGAATGGAACATTCAGGAGATGGAAAACCGCATCTTTGAGGGCGCGCAGGCCGCCGTGGCAAGCCTCCGCTTCGATGGCGCTATGGACCAAGACTGCCTCGCGCGCATCGAGGAGCGCGACGACGTCTTTGCCGTCTCGTTGGTGGAGCTGTAG
- a CDS encoding DUF1015 domain-containing protein has translation MADLHPFRAVRPLPDAVEEIASVPYDVIDTTEARALAEGKPKSFLHVIRPEIDLPEGTDEHADAVYAQGAANLQDHVASDYTVQEETPSVYVYRQVMDGRSQVGVFACAAVADYDAEVILKHELTRPAKEDDRTRHIVEQQAHAEPVMLTFRDTAGIMDLIETVQATEPLYDFTAADDVQHTVWRAANTEAFVDAFADIPQLYIADGHHRCKAASRAAQAVDLSEHPEARFFPAVFFPMDQMHIMAYNRVVHQLPTDAAAFLEQVEARAAVERAVDDPVPSEKGTVCLYLDGTWHRVALPEPASDRTVDALDVSRLSAAILEPLLDITDPRRDQNIDFVGGIRGTAALEQRVDSGDAALAISMYPTSIEELLAVSDEGDLMPPKSTWFEPKLRSGLLVHLF, from the coding sequence ATGGCCGACCTGCACCCGTTTCGCGCTGTCCGTCCGCTGCCCGACGCCGTCGAGGAGATTGCTTCCGTCCCGTACGATGTGATTGACACGACCGAGGCCCGCGCCCTGGCCGAGGGCAAGCCCAAGAGCTTCCTGCACGTCATTCGTCCGGAGATTGACCTGCCGGAAGGAACGGATGAGCACGCCGACGCGGTGTATGCGCAGGGGGCAGCCAACCTGCAGGACCATGTAGCGAGCGATTACACCGTGCAAGAGGAGACGCCGTCGGTGTACGTGTACCGACAGGTGATGGACGGCCGCTCGCAGGTGGGCGTGTTTGCGTGTGCCGCGGTGGCCGATTATGACGCGGAGGTGATTCTGAAGCACGAACTCACGCGGCCCGCGAAAGAGGACGACCGGACCCGCCACATCGTGGAGCAGCAAGCCCACGCCGAGCCGGTGATGCTCACATTTCGCGATACGGCAGGCATCATGGATCTCATCGAGACGGTGCAAGCCACCGAGCCGCTGTACGACTTCACCGCTGCGGACGACGTGCAGCACACGGTGTGGCGCGCTGCAAACACCGAGGCTTTCGTTGATGCATTTGCCGACATTCCGCAGCTCTACATTGCCGACGGCCACCACCGCTGCAAGGCGGCGAGCCGTGCGGCCCAAGCCGTCGATTTGAGTGAGCACCCCGAGGCCCGCTTCTTTCCGGCGGTGTTCTTTCCCATGGATCAGATGCACATCATGGCGTACAACCGCGTGGTGCACCAGCTGCCTACCGATGCGGCCGCGTTCCTGGAGCAGGTGGAGGCGCGCGCCGCGGTGGAGCGCGCCGTGGACGATCCCGTTCCCAGCGAAAAGGGCACCGTGTGCTTGTACCTCGACGGCACGTGGCACCGCGTCGCCCTACCGGAGCCCGCGAGTGATCGGACCGTTGACGCGCTCGACGTGTCGCGCCTGAGTGCGGCCATCCTGGAGCCGCTGCTCGACATTACCGATCCGCGGCGCGACCAAAATATCGACTTCGTCGGCGGCATTCGCGGCACCGCGGCGCTCGAACAGCGCGTGGACAGCGGCGATGCGGCGCTTGCCATCTCCATGTACCCCACGAGCATCGAGGAGCTGCTGGCCGTGTCGGACGAAGGCGACCTGATGCCGCCCAAGTCGACCTGGTTTGAGCCGAAGCTGCGCAGCGGCCTCCTCGTCCATTTGTTTTAA
- a CDS encoding tetratricopeptide repeat protein gives MELLIVRTTQRALLLSVSLLVLVAAPLGPSAQAQSTEGAQTRRLNAARAHMQAGRYEAAVDALKPLYDAQPSNYIYYSKLKEAYEQLKRYDAAIALVDARIDGAPAPHLIAEKARLVYQKGNVERAFALWDEAIAAAPQSAGSYRVVYQSLLQVRRFRKAIDVVQQARKALDDSTAFRMQLPYLYALTGQHGKAMEEYVALLAENEQQLGFVRSRLQAFVSQGEGIDASLSVLKNAVRQMPRNTAYRELMAWLYMRQRRYTPAFDVYRALDRLQQTQGRALLRFAQRAVEADSFAVASKALDAVLARYDETPIRPQVQATYGRLHERWARTTGDSTHFAAARTAYEAFLQEHPAHEAAPLVQYRLARLQMDVFRRYDAAQRQLEALTSTQHPVADSARFDLGRLAVLEGRLPAARTAFQQVEASMRSGDLAGRARYELALLDFYSGAFEGASARLEGITESRSDDVANDALHLLSLLQTNQSPGDSLHAALSAYATARLQLRQHRYADAHATLDSLLAAHGAHPIADNARFLRAAAYAAQEHPRKAVATYLEIPQMYRQSPLADQALLLAARLQAETLRDASAARDTLLRLLADYPNSLLAPEARAALQRWARPQS, from the coding sequence TTGGAGCTGTTGATTGTCCGAACGACACAGCGCGCCCTGCTCCTGAGCGTCTCGTTGCTCGTGCTTGTGGCTGCGCCCTTGGGCCCCTCCGCGCAGGCGCAGTCGACCGAAGGCGCCCAGACGCGCCGCCTGAACGCGGCCCGCGCGCACATGCAAGCCGGACGGTACGAGGCGGCCGTGGATGCCCTCAAGCCGCTGTACGACGCGCAGCCGTCCAACTACATCTACTACAGCAAGCTGAAGGAGGCCTACGAGCAGCTGAAGCGGTACGACGCGGCCATCGCGCTGGTGGATGCGCGCATCGACGGAGCGCCTGCGCCGCACCTGATCGCCGAAAAAGCGCGCCTCGTCTATCAGAAGGGAAATGTGGAGCGGGCCTTTGCGTTGTGGGACGAGGCCATTGCCGCCGCACCGCAATCGGCCGGTAGCTACCGGGTGGTGTACCAGTCGCTGTTGCAGGTGCGGCGCTTTCGCAAGGCTATTGACGTGGTGCAGCAGGCGCGCAAGGCGCTTGACGATTCAACGGCCTTTCGCATGCAGTTGCCTTACCTGTACGCGCTCACCGGGCAGCACGGCAAGGCGATGGAAGAGTACGTGGCGCTGCTCGCGGAGAACGAACAGCAGCTCGGGTTTGTGCGGAGCCGGCTGCAGGCGTTCGTCTCACAGGGCGAGGGCATCGACGCCAGCCTGTCGGTGCTGAAAAACGCCGTCCGCCAGATGCCGCGCAACACCGCGTACCGCGAATTGATGGCGTGGCTCTACATGAGACAGCGCCGGTACACGCCCGCGTTCGATGTGTACCGCGCCCTCGACCGCTTGCAGCAGACGCAAGGGCGCGCCTTGCTCCGGTTTGCGCAACGGGCGGTGGAGGCCGATTCGTTCGCCGTGGCCAGCAAGGCCCTCGACGCGGTGCTCGCGCGGTATGACGAGACGCCCATTCGTCCGCAGGTGCAGGCCACTTACGGACGCTTGCATGAGCGCTGGGCGCGCACCACGGGCGACTCAACCCACTTCGCCGCGGCCCGCACGGCATACGAAGCGTTTTTGCAAGAGCATCCGGCCCACGAAGCCGCGCCCCTGGTGCAGTATCGCCTCGCCCGCCTCCAAATGGACGTGTTTCGGCGGTACGACGCCGCGCAGCGACAGCTGGAAGCCTTAACGTCCACCCAGCACCCGGTGGCCGATAGCGCGCGCTTCGATCTGGGGCGCCTTGCTGTGCTCGAAGGCCGCCTGCCCGCGGCTCGTACGGCCTTTCAGCAGGTGGAAGCGTCGATGCGGTCTGGCGACCTCGCGGGCCGCGCGCGGTACGAGCTGGCGCTGCTCGACTTCTACAGCGGCGCCTTCGAGGGCGCCAGTGCGCGACTGGAAGGCATCACCGAGAGCCGGTCGGACGACGTGGCCAACGACGCCCTGCATTTGCTATCCCTCTTGCAAACGAATCAGTCGCCCGGCGACTCGCTGCACGCGGCGCTGAGTGCCTACGCCACGGCCCGCCTTCAGCTCCGGCAGCACCGGTATGCCGACGCGCACGCTACGCTCGACAGCCTGCTGGCCGCGCATGGCGCGCATCCAATCGCCGACAACGCGCGCTTCTTGCGGGCGGCGGCGTATGCGGCACAAGAGCATCCGCGCAAAGCGGTGGCCACGTATCTGGAGATCCCGCAGATGTACCGGCAGAGTCCGCTGGCGGATCAGGCCCTGCTCCTGGCGGCCCGCCTGCAGGCCGAAACGCTGCGCGACGCTTCGGCTGCCCGCGACACCCTCCTCCGGCTCCTCGCCGACTACCCGAACTCGCTACTCGCCCCTGAGGCCCGCGCGGCCCTCCAGCGGTGGGCGCGCCCCCAAAGCTAA
- a CDS encoding 1-deoxy-D-xylulose-5-phosphate reductoisomerase has protein sequence MPASSPRGLSILGSTGSVGTQTLEVAALFPERFVIHGLTAGSNVDLLAEQARRVRPQCVAIADASKAATLRDRLADTAVEVLAGADGLREVATLDAADLVMGAVVGFAGLPPVLAALRAGKDVALANKETLVVAGALVTEAQRAHGAHVLPVDSEHSAIFQCLTGEDDATVERIVLTASGGPFRTRDPKTFSAITPAEALDHPNWSMGSKITIDSATLMNKGLEVIEARWLFDLAPDAIDVLVHPQSIIHSMVAFSDGSMKAQLGVPDMKVPIQYALSYPERWPAPHERLDWTTIAALDFEPPNTDAFPCLRLAYDALRAGGTAPAVLNAANEVAVALFLDEAIGFMDIPRAVEEALQALAAPETPRDLDTLRAADAAARRHVKELLLPA, from the coding sequence ATGCCTGCCTCTTCCCCTCGCGGCCTTTCCATTCTCGGCTCCACCGGATCGGTGGGTACGCAAACGCTGGAGGTGGCGGCGCTTTTTCCGGAGCGCTTTGTCATTCACGGCCTCACTGCCGGATCGAACGTCGACCTGCTCGCTGAACAGGCGCGCCGGGTGCGGCCGCAATGCGTGGCCATCGCCGATGCCTCGAAGGCCGCGACGCTCCGCGACCGCCTGGCCGACACGGCGGTGGAGGTGCTTGCAGGCGCTGACGGCCTTCGGGAAGTTGCCACCCTCGATGCTGCCGACCTGGTGATGGGCGCGGTGGTTGGATTCGCCGGCCTCCCGCCGGTGCTCGCAGCCCTGCGGGCGGGCAAGGATGTGGCCCTCGCCAACAAGGAGACGCTGGTTGTTGCCGGCGCGCTCGTCACGGAGGCCCAACGAGCGCACGGCGCCCACGTGCTGCCGGTCGACAGCGAACACTCGGCCATCTTTCAGTGCCTCACCGGCGAAGACGATGCCACCGTGGAGCGCATCGTGCTCACCGCCTCGGGCGGTCCGTTTCGCACGCGCGACCCCAAAACGTTCAGCGCCATCACACCGGCCGAAGCGCTCGACCACCCGAACTGGTCGATGGGATCTAAAATCACCATCGACTCGGCCACGCTCATGAACAAAGGGCTTGAAGTGATTGAGGCCCGCTGGCTGTTCGACCTCGCGCCCGACGCCATCGACGTACTCGTGCACCCGCAGTCCATCATCCACTCGATGGTCGCGTTCAGCGATGGCTCGATGAAAGCGCAGCTGGGCGTCCCCGACATGAAGGTGCCCATCCAGTACGCCCTCAGCTACCCCGAGCGGTGGCCCGCGCCCCACGAGCGCCTCGACTGGACGACCATCGCCGCCCTCGACTTTGAGCCGCCCAACACCGACGCCTTTCCGTGCCTGCGCCTGGCCTACGATGCCTTGCGGGCCGGCGGCACGGCCCCCGCGGTGCTCAACGCCGCCAACGAAGTGGCCGTCGCGCTCTTCCTGGACGAAGCCATTGGCTTTATGGATATTCCGCGCGCCGTCGAGGAGGCGCTTCAGGCCCTGGCGGCGCCCGAAACGCCCCGCGACCTTGACACCCTGCGCGCCGCCGATGCTGCTGCGCGCCGCCACGTAAAGGAACTCCTGTTGCCTGCCTAA
- the rseP gene encoding RIP metalloprotease RseP, whose amino-acid sequence MSWLIDFLTSALWVILALGVLIFIHELGHFLTAKWFGMRVERFSIGFPPKLFGVQKGETEYVVGATPLGGYVKISGMIDESLDTEQMDDAPEPWEFRAKPVWQRIIVITAGVAFNMLLAGFIFGGLKWAEGDTYIPMDNIQSVYVADSSIAYDMGLRTGDRIFQVNGTRPQRFSALSDLDALLADTLTITVARGDTQRTFVGPPNVMTRASQDKTPMDGPLGISFLPSVVGRVQSGMPADSIGLRPGDRIVRVGSDSVRFWQAMAARIEASKGAPLAIAWVRPDSLRDGTPPDSTAAPVVQHLATGTLYADTLRAREQASGRYLVGIGPATRPMLESLYGVKSVAYGPTEAIVVGTKDAWAYASNIVTSLKRIATGRDDLRQNLGGPVRIAQVTSQAAEAGWGPFWRIVAILSVTLAVMNLLPIPALDGGQLMFLIYEGITRRRPSTRVRLVAQQIGMVLLLCFMAFLIFNDILRL is encoded by the coding sequence ATGAGCTGGCTGATTGATTTCCTCACCTCCGCGCTCTGGGTCATCCTTGCCCTTGGCGTCCTCATCTTCATCCACGAGCTGGGCCACTTTCTCACCGCCAAATGGTTTGGGATGCGCGTTGAGCGCTTCTCGATTGGCTTTCCGCCCAAGCTGTTTGGGGTTCAGAAGGGCGAAACCGAGTACGTTGTTGGGGCCACCCCGCTGGGCGGATACGTCAAAATCAGCGGCATGATTGACGAGAGCCTCGATACCGAGCAGATGGACGATGCGCCCGAGCCGTGGGAGTTTCGGGCCAAGCCGGTGTGGCAGCGCATCATCGTGATTACCGCGGGCGTCGCGTTTAACATGCTACTGGCCGGTTTTATCTTTGGCGGATTGAAGTGGGCCGAGGGCGACACGTACATTCCGATGGACAACATCCAGTCGGTGTATGTGGCCGACAGCTCCATTGCCTACGACATGGGCCTGCGCACCGGCGACCGCATTTTTCAGGTGAACGGAACACGGCCGCAGCGGTTTAGCGCGCTCTCGGACCTGGACGCGCTGCTTGCCGACACCCTCACCATCACCGTGGCGCGCGGCGATACGCAACGCACCTTTGTGGGTCCGCCCAATGTGATGACCCGCGCCAGCCAAGACAAAACGCCGATGGATGGCCCGCTCGGCATCTCGTTTTTGCCGTCGGTTGTGGGGCGGGTACAATCTGGCATGCCGGCCGACTCCATCGGGCTGCGCCCCGGCGACCGCATCGTGCGCGTGGGCAGCGACAGCGTGCGCTTCTGGCAGGCCATGGCCGCACGCATCGAAGCCTCGAAGGGCGCACCGCTCGCCATTGCCTGGGTGCGCCCCGATTCGCTACGTGACGGGACTCCCCCCGATAGTACGGCTGCGCCCGTTGTGCAGCACCTGGCCACCGGCACCCTGTATGCCGACACGTTGCGCGCGCGGGAGCAAGCCAGCGGTCGGTACCTTGTGGGCATCGGGCCGGCCACGCGCCCCATGCTCGAATCGCTCTACGGCGTCAAGTCTGTCGCGTATGGCCCCACCGAGGCTATCGTGGTGGGCACGAAAGACGCGTGGGCCTACGCCAGCAACATCGTTACCAGCTTGAAGCGCATCGCGACCGGCCGCGATGATCTGCGCCAAAACTTGGGCGGTCCGGTGCGCATTGCGCAGGTGACGAGCCAGGCCGCAGAAGCCGGGTGGGGGCCCTTCTGGCGGATAGTTGCCATTCTTTCGGTCACGCTCGCCGTCATGAACCTCCTGCCGATTCCGGCGCTTGACGGCGGCCAACTCATGTTTTTGATTTACGAAGGCATCACGCGGCGGCGCCCTTCGACGCGCGTGCGCCTGGTGGCGCAGCAGATTGGCATGGTGCTGCTGCTATGCTTCATGGCGTTCCTCATCTTCAACGACATCCTGCGGCTGTGA
- a CDS encoding isoprenyl transferase codes for MDTVSSPESNGASADAARNDAQQQQQIQQRGPLPSHVAAIMDGNGRWAQQRDQARFMGHHEGVESVRDIAEAAAELGIDYLTLYTFSTENWERPQREVNALMELLVHTVQREQETLMRNDIRLRTIGDLSQLPPACQEALDETKAATAGNARMTLTLALSYSGRWDLTQATRSIARAVQDGTLSPDAIDESTIEQHLSTAALPDPDLLIRTGGEYRLSNFLLWQGAYTELYITERYWPDFRRAALYDAVRSFQDRDRRYGRVSLESSTA; via the coding sequence ATGGACACCGTGTCGTCTCCTGAATCGAACGGGGCCTCGGCAGACGCCGCCCGCAACGATGCGCAACAGCAACAACAGATTCAACAGCGCGGCCCGCTCCCCTCGCACGTGGCCGCCATCATGGACGGCAACGGCCGGTGGGCCCAACAGCGCGACCAAGCCCGCTTTATGGGGCATCATGAGGGTGTCGAATCGGTGCGCGACATTGCCGAGGCGGCCGCCGAGCTCGGCATCGACTACCTCACCTTGTACACCTTTAGCACCGAAAACTGGGAACGCCCGCAGCGCGAGGTCAATGCGCTCATGGAGCTGCTCGTGCATACGGTGCAGCGCGAACAAGAGACGCTGATGCGCAACGACATCCGGCTGCGCACCATTGGCGACCTCTCGCAGCTCCCGCCGGCCTGCCAGGAGGCGCTCGACGAAACCAAAGCCGCAACGGCTGGCAATGCCCGCATGACGCTTACGCTGGCGCTGTCGTACAGCGGCCGGTGGGACCTCACGCAGGCCACGCGCTCCATCGCGCGCGCCGTGCAGGACGGCACCCTATCGCCCGATGCCATCGACGAGTCGACCATCGAGCAGCACCTCTCCACCGCCGCGCTCCCCGACCCCGACCTTCTGATTCGCACCGGCGGCGAGTACCGGCTGTCCAATTTCCTGCTGTGGCAAGGCGCGTACACCGAGCTGTACATCACCGAGCGCTACTGGCCCGACTTTCGGCGGGCGGCCCTGTACGACGCCGTGCGGAGCTTTCAGGATCGTGACCGCCGCTACGGCCGCGTCAGCCTGGAGTCGTCGACGGCCTAG
- the bamA gene encoding outer membrane protein assembly factor BamA: protein MHRLVLFGLLLVLSPLAASAQAPMEGSGSVSSAAPPTYTISSITVEGIEDARTREFVVQTSGLQVGEQIQLTGSRAIPEAIRSIYDLGLFSDVQIHKGAQTAQGITLIISVQPEPTLALYRMTGIRDRHRDDLKEKLPLILGRPLRPSDVERSKQIIKSFYEDKGYLKTTVSAEQEERLNGNIELTFNVDRGEKVEVDEIIFSGNSVIDDGDLRDAMETNIENRWWRFWKGEKFKPEKLDEDKQKVIDLYRSKGYYDARIVSDSVYYTSNEDVNLRITVAEGDRYFVRNIEWTGNTIFPDRLLTQRLGLEEGAPYDGVQLEKNLYGNKRGTDIAGLYMDRGYMKFQPVPTIRVVEGDSLDITIAVREGDVYSFGDIQITGNTKTKDYVVRRELYTVPGRTFSRSAIQESIRRLMQLKYFSQKSLTQGPNISIDEKKKEVDLTYAVKETGSDQLQLSGTWGQFGVVLQLGFQFNNFSAQNLFNWDAWRPLPSGDGQKLSLNIRTNGSFYQNYSVSFTEPWFRGEPTPIGGSVSYSRYTRALFGTTASDGSFTNINTRLFLSRRLDWPDDKFMTSTALGYQFYNNRGGLFPSVPDGVSQTVTVQQSLSRSSIGNPRFPRSGSKFELSLEVAPPVGDLIQYHKWRFKTDWHIPMGEKFSLSIGSDFGYIGSLTGEDVNFERFEVGGTPFDYSGYSYGTEPIFMRGYPVRAIGPKRTLPNGQITPVGGRILNKYTTEFRFMALQNQQLQAAPYLFFDAANSWNSFKTFNPGQLYRSAGVGVRLYLPIVGMLEFNYGYNFDRYVPVESGDSGARDWGFQFTIGQGF from the coding sequence ATGCACCGCCTCGTTCTTTTCGGGCTGCTGCTTGTGCTTTCTCCTCTTGCTGCAAGCGCGCAAGCCCCCATGGAGGGCTCCGGCTCGGTGTCTTCTGCTGCTCCGCCCACCTACACGATCAGTAGCATTACGGTGGAAGGCATTGAAGACGCTCGCACACGCGAATTTGTCGTGCAGACGAGTGGCCTTCAAGTGGGCGAACAGATTCAGCTTACGGGAAGCCGCGCAATTCCCGAGGCCATACGATCGATCTACGACCTCGGGCTGTTTTCCGACGTCCAGATCCACAAAGGTGCGCAAACCGCACAGGGCATCACGCTCATCATCAGCGTGCAGCCCGAGCCGACGCTGGCGCTGTACCGCATGACCGGCATCCGCGACCGCCACCGCGACGACCTGAAGGAGAAGCTTCCGCTTATCCTGGGCCGGCCGCTGCGCCCCTCCGACGTGGAGCGCTCCAAGCAGATCATCAAGTCGTTCTACGAGGACAAGGGCTACCTGAAAACCACGGTCTCCGCGGAACAGGAAGAGCGGCTCAACGGCAACATCGAGCTCACGTTCAATGTCGACCGCGGTGAGAAAGTTGAAGTCGACGAAATCATCTTTAGCGGCAACAGCGTCATTGATGACGGTGACCTGCGCGATGCCATGGAGACCAACATCGAGAACCGGTGGTGGCGCTTTTGGAAAGGCGAAAAGTTTAAGCCGGAAAAGCTGGACGAGGACAAACAGAAGGTCATCGACCTCTACCGGTCGAAGGGCTACTACGACGCCCGCATTGTGTCCGATTCGGTGTATTACACCTCCAACGAGGATGTAAATCTGCGCATTACGGTGGCCGAGGGCGACCGGTACTTCGTACGCAACATCGAGTGGACCGGCAACACCATCTTTCCTGACCGCCTCCTTACGCAACGCCTGGGGCTTGAAGAAGGCGCTCCGTACGATGGCGTACAGCTTGAAAAGAACTTGTACGGCAACAAGCGCGGCACCGACATCGCCGGGCTGTACATGGATCGCGGCTACATGAAATTCCAGCCGGTGCCCACCATCCGCGTGGTCGAGGGCGATTCGCTCGACATTACCATTGCCGTGCGGGAGGGCGACGTGTATTCCTTTGGCGACATCCAGATTACCGGCAACACGAAAACCAAGGACTACGTGGTGCGCCGCGAGCTGTACACCGTCCCCGGCCGTACCTTCAGCCGGTCGGCCATTCAGGAATCGATCCGGCGCCTGATGCAGCTGAAGTACTTCAGCCAGAAGTCGCTCACGCAGGGCCCCAACATCAGCATCGACGAGAAGAAGAAAGAAGTCGACCTGACGTATGCCGTGAAGGAAACGGGCAGCGATCAGCTGCAACTTTCGGGGACGTGGGGGCAGTTTGGCGTGGTGCTGCAGCTGGGCTTTCAGTTCAACAATTTCTCGGCACAAAACCTCTTCAACTGGGATGCGTGGCGCCCGCTTCCGTCGGGGGATGGGCAAAAGCTCTCGCTGAACATCCGCACCAACGGCAGCTTCTACCAAAACTACTCGGTCTCTTTCACCGAGCCCTGGTTCCGAGGCGAACCTACGCCCATCGGCGGCTCGGTGTCGTACTCGCGCTACACACGCGCCCTATTCGGTACCACCGCCAGCGATGGCTCATTCACAAACATCAACACGCGGCTCTTCCTGTCGCGGCGCCTCGACTGGCCCGACGACAAGTTCATGACCTCCACCGCGCTGGGCTATCAGTTTTACAACAACCGGGGCGGACTCTTCCCGAGCGTTCCGGACGGCGTAAGCCAGACGGTGACGGTGCAACAATCGCTCAGCCGCAGCTCGATCGGCAATCCGCGTTTCCCCCGCAGCGGCTCGAAGTTTGAGCTCTCGCTGGAAGTTGCGCCGCCGGTTGGCGATTTGATTCAGTACCACAAGTGGCGCTTCAAAACCGACTGGCACATCCCCATGGGCGAGAAGTTCTCCTTGAGCATCGGGAGCGACTTCGGGTACATCGGCTCGCTCACGGGTGAAGACGTCAACTTCGAGCGCTTCGAAGTAGGCGGCACGCCGTTCGACTACAGCGGCTACTCGTACGGCACCGAGCCCATCTTTATGCGGGGCTACCCGGTGCGCGCGATTGGTCCGAAGCGGACGCTGCCTAACGGACAAATTACGCCTGTTGGGGGCCGCATCCTGAACAAATACACCACGGAGTTTCGGTTCATGGCGCTGCAAAATCAGCAGTTGCAAGCCGCGCCCTATCTGTTCTTCGATGCCGCCAATAGCTGGAACAGCTTCAAGACGTTCAATCCCGGCCAGCTGTACCGCTCGGCTGGTGTAGGCGTGCGCTTGTACCTGCCCATTGTGGGCATGCTCGAATTCAACTACGGGTACAACTTCGACCGCTACGTTCCGGTGGAGTCGGGCGACAGCGGCGCGCGCGACTGGGGCTTCCAGTTTACCATTGGCCAGGGCTTCTAG
- a CDS encoding OmpH family outer membrane protein codes for MRNARFPWRLAWLGVFVVALCCGARAGYAQQTIGYINSKDILQQLPEYATVQQKLQQLEQEWRAELEKQRAKVEEMESEFEARALLYTPEERKARREAIAQARKAVEEKRRQYFGPNGRFYQRQQELMRPIQERILSAVEEVARIEGYDYVFDKSGDYLFMFARPQYNLNDQVLRVMGVTPNQQQRGARRP; via the coding sequence ATGCGCAACGCCCGTTTCCCTTGGCGCCTTGCCTGGCTTGGTGTGTTCGTCGTAGCCCTGTGCTGCGGCGCGCGCGCCGGGTACGCACAGCAAACCATCGGGTACATCAACTCGAAGGACATCCTGCAGCAGCTGCCCGAGTATGCCACCGTGCAGCAGAAGCTGCAGCAGCTGGAGCAGGAGTGGCGGGCCGAGCTAGAGAAGCAGCGCGCGAAGGTTGAGGAGATGGAATCGGAGTTTGAAGCGCGGGCCCTGTTGTACACGCCCGAGGAACGAAAAGCCCGCCGCGAAGCCATTGCCCAGGCCCGCAAGGCCGTAGAAGAAAAGCGGCGGCAATACTTTGGACCCAACGGCCGTTTTTACCAACGACAGCAAGAGCTGATGCGTCCCATACAAGAGCGCATCCTCTCGGCTGTAGAAGAGGTCGCCCGCATCGAAGGATACGATTACGTATTTGACAAGAGCGGCGACTACCTCTTCATGTTTGCACGCCCGCAATACAATCTGAACGATCAGGTGCTGCGGGTGATGGGTGTAACGCCCAACCAGCAGCAACGCGGCGCGCGCCGTCCGTAA